One window of the Pseudarthrobacter sp. ATCC 49987 genome contains the following:
- the rpsG gene encoding 30S ribosomal protein S7: MPRKGPAPKRPLVLDPVYGSPLVTQLINKVLVDGKKSTAERIVYGALEGARAKSGGDPVAALKKAMENVKPSLEVRSRRVGGATYQVPVEVKPGRSTALALRWLVGYSKARREKTMTERLQNEILDASNGLGAAVKRREDTHKMAESNKAFAHYRW; this comes from the coding sequence ATGCCTCGCAAGGGTCCGGCCCCCAAGCGGCCGCTAGTTCTAGATCCCGTTTACGGCTCCCCGCTGGTCACCCAGCTGATTAACAAGGTGCTCGTTGACGGCAAGAAGTCCACCGCAGAGCGCATCGTTTACGGTGCACTCGAAGGTGCTCGTGCCAAGTCCGGCGGCGACCCCGTTGCAGCCCTCAAGAAGGCCATGGAGAACGTCAAGCCTTCCCTCGAGGTCCGCTCCCGCCGCGTCGGCGGCGCCACCTACCAGGTTCCGGTTGAGGTCAAGCCGGGCCGCTCCACCGCCCTCGCCCTGCGCTGGCTGGTTGGCTACTCCAAGGCCCGCCGCGAGAAGACCATGACCGAGCGCCTCCAGAACGAGATTCTGGATGCCTCCAACGGTCTCGGTGCCGCTGTGAAGCGTCGCGAAGACACCCACAAGATGGCCGAGTCCAACAAGGCCTTCGCACACTACCGCTGGTAA
- the rpsL gene encoding 30S ribosomal protein S12 — protein MPTINQLVRKGRTPKVKKTKAPALNGSPMRRGVCTRVYTTTPKKPNSALRKVARVRLNGGVEVTAYIPGVGHNLQEHSIVLVRGGRVKDLPGVRYKIVRGALDTQGVKNRKQARSRYGAKMEKK, from the coding sequence GTGCCTACGATTAACCAGCTGGTCCGCAAGGGCCGCACGCCGAAGGTCAAGAAGACCAAGGCCCCCGCGCTTAACGGCAGCCCGATGCGCCGCGGTGTTTGCACCCGCGTGTACACGACGACCCCGAAGAAGCCGAACTCGGCTCTGCGTAAGGTTGCACGTGTCCGCCTCAACGGTGGCGTTGAAGTGACCGCGTACATCCCCGGTGTAGGCCACAACCTGCAGGAGCACTCCATTGTGCTCGTCCGTGGTGGTCGCGTTAAGGACCTTCCGGGTGTCCGTTACAAGATCGTCCGTGGTGCCCTCGATACCCAGGGTGTCAAGAACCGTAAGCAGGCTCGTAGCCGCTACGGCGCAAAGATGGAGAAGAAGTAA